A segment of the Myxococcales bacterium genome:
GCGTCGAGCGGCGCCATGATGCGCGTTCCGTCGTTGAGGACGGCGACGGCCTTCGCGTTGTCGAGCACGAGCTTCGACGAAACCGTGCCCTGCACCGTCATCACTTCGTCCGTCGTGTCGTTGCTGCTGCACGCGGCCAGGAGCCCGCACGTGGCCAACGCGACCAACGCACCGAGAGAACGCGCAGACGTTTGACGAACTCGACTCATCGGGGACCTCCACGGCCGGGTGATTGAAACCGGCGGCGACGAGGTCCCTTTGAGCAGCGACCGTGCCACTCAAAAAGTGGCGCGGAATCGAGGTTGCGGATCGCGTGGATCCGGAGCGAGGCTCGCCTGCGGCGTCCATCGGATCGAAACGATCCGGCTGCCGCTCGCCGCTATTCGCCTAGTTTTCCAGTCGAATAGGATTCGAAATCAGCCAGAGGAACTCGCGGTCGGCCAAGGCTGTTTGAGGCCCCAGCGCCGCCGTGAGGTGCTTCGGCTTGAGCCAAATCTCGACGTGGTACGAGCCGGGCTCGGTCACGGTCTTGTTCAGCGTCGCACCGAGCGCCGTCGCCGAGGCGACCTCCACCGTGCCGCTCCCATCGGTGCGGAAGAGCACGGCGCGCACTGCGGCGCTCTTGGCGGCATTCGCGTCGAAGCTCACGGCCGTTTGCGTCGGCGTTGGCGCGTCGGGCACCTTCATGGTGAGCGCGATGGGGCCCTTCGCGAGGCCGCCCATGTCGAGCATCGTGCCGCCGGCGTTGCCCTCGAAGTAGAACCCCGTCGGCTCGCCGAAGACCGAGAACACGCCGTAGCTGCGCCCTTCGCGAAGCGCGCCCTTCACGCCAGCCGGCGTCAGGTCATTGGTCAACGTGACGTTCCGAAGCCAACGCATGATGCGGTCGTAGCTGTCGAGGCGCTTGCCGTCGCTGAGGACGAGCTGGCCGCCGGCGAGCAAGAGCCCGAGCGCGGCGTTCTTTCCTCCCGCTGCGGCGGTGCACAGCGCCTGCTGCGCGGCCCCCTTGCACACGGGGTCGATGCTGACGTTTTGGTGGACGTCGGAGCCGAAGACGCCGGGGACGAAGCGCTTCTTCTGCACCTCGCGCCATTTGGTGAAGCCCTCGACGGGCCACTCGGTGAGCAGCGGGAGGTACAGGAGGTCGGCGTGCGCGCCGGAGGTCGAGCCCGCCAAGAACGGATCGAGCTTGCCGAAGAGCGAGAGAAGCGCGAGCGGGTTGCCCGTCACCCGGTCGGTCACCCCGAGCGTCTTCAGGAAGTTGCCGTGCGGGTTGTACCACTCCATGAGGTCGGCCCCGCCTTCGACGATGAGGTCCGCCGTGAGGTCCGCTTGTTCGGAGTGAGCCAACGCGACCAGCGCGCCGGCGCTCTTGAGGTCGGCGACGAGCGCCTTGACCTCCGCGAGGGGCCTTGTGGTCGCGTAGGCGCCGTATTGCGTGGGATGCCGGTCCATCATCAGCGGCAACGTGTGGTTGCCTTCGTAGCCAAAGGTGAAGAGCACCTTGCGACCGCCGGGGCACGACACGAGGTTGCCGATGGGCGAGACGCCGTCTTGGCCCAGGATGAGCTCGTCGCCTTTGGCGGCGCTGTACAAGAGGTTCTTCGCCGGCTCGTATTCGTTCATGTGAGCCGGGTGGTCCGTGAGGTTCACGTAGTCGAGGCCCACGTTGCACGGTGCCGCGCGCAGGTCATCGATGCACGCCGTGTTGAGGCCGCCGTCGACGATCCCTTCGCCGTCGCACGCGTCGTGCGAATACGCCGAGTGAACGTGGAGGACGCCCTTCACCTCCTTGAAGCGGGGCACGCGACTGGCCGCGGCGTCACCCGGGAGCGGGTTGGTGAGTGGTGAGCCGCCCGCGTCGGCGGGGCGCGCCCCGGACGCCGACGTCGACGAAGGCGCGGGCGGTTCCGTTGCAGTGGGCGCGTCGCCATCGCCGCAAGCCACCACGACAGCAAAAGCGAGCGCCGTAAGGCCCAGGGCCCAGGGGACGAGAGAGAAGCGAGCGGATTGGGGCATGGGCTCTCCGCGCCGAAGGACGCCGGGCTTTTCTAGCGCAGCTTGCGCGCGGCGCACGCGGCGCGGTGCCCTCGTCGAAAAAGAGCCCCAGGGCGGGTCGCCCGCTGGCGGTCCCCGTCGCGCGCAGGCGAAGACCTACGCCGCGGCAGACGCGAGCGTCACAGCCGCACGTCGATGTAGATGCCGCGGCGTAGCTCCTCGAGCCACAGCTTGCGCTGGCGGTCGATGACCTGGCCCATGGCGCGCTCCTGCATCTGCTCGCGCACCTCCTCGAAGGCCGGGATGCGCGGCGCCTTGGTGATGGAGACGACCAAGACCGCCTGCCCGGCGATCACGATCGGGTCGCTGACCTCGCCGGGGCGAAGCGTCTTGACCGCGGCCTCGAGCTCCGGAAAGAGGGCCGTCATCGGCTGCAGGCCGCGCGAGCCGCAGACGTTCTTCGTCTGCACGTCTTTGGAGTATTGCTCCACGACCTTGCAATAGGGCGTGCCCGAGCGGGCCTTTTGCACGGCTTCGGCCGCGAGCCGGAGCTCCTCTTTCACTTCCGTGTCGCCCATGCCGGCGATGGGCCTCGCGATCATGAGCGGCTCGACGAACAGCGTGTTGGTGAGCTGTCCGACCCAACGCGCGTATTCGTTGCGGGCGTCGTCTTCGCTCACACGAACGCGGCTCATCACGCGAAGCTGAATGAGCTTGCCCTCGAGGAGCTGGCGGCGCACTTCGTCTCGGTAGTCGGCCTCGACGAGGCCCTGCCTCTTGGCCTCAGCCAACAGATCTTTGACGGTGAGCCCCAAGCTGGCGGCCTTGTTTTTGAGGCCCCGGTCGACCTCTTCGGCCGTAACCGCTAGCCGCGCCTTGTCCGCCGCCTGATCTTGGAGGCGCTCGTCGATCATGCGATTGAGAAGCTCGCGGTACATCTCGCTCTCTTGAGCGGCGCGCTGCGCCTCGTTCGGCGAGCTCGAGTAGATTTGATAGACGTAGGGGCGGGCGCGCTTGCGCAGATCGGTCAGCAGCACGGGGCGTTCGCCGACGACAGCGACCACGCGCTCCACGATGGTCCCGTGGGCGGAGCTGGCGATGGCCGAACAAAGCGCCGCCGTCATGAGCGCGGCGGCCTTCGCCTTGGTGCGTGCTGCGAGCCGGGAAAGCATCCGGAAGCGTTACCACGGGGGCCTTTTCGGCACCACTCATGCGGGGGTGGCAGTCGGGCCTTGTGCTCGCGCGGGCCCGGGAATTGTGCTCCCACGGATCTTTTCGTCGCGCCCGAGAGGAGTCGTTCGACCGCACGGGGCCAATAGCGTCGCCGACGTGGCTCAAGGGAACTTCGCGGACTAAGTGCGCCGCATGAGCGAACGTCTCGCCTCGTCCGTCCTTGCCTCTCTAGGGCTGTCTCTCTCGGTGCACGCGTTGGCTTGCTCGGCCGGTGGCGGTGGCTACTTCGCCGTTGCCGACGGCGGCACACCGGAGGCGAGCGCGGAAGAAGCGCCGCCTGCCCGCGACGCCTCCTCGGGCACCGAAGACCCCGAGCCCGAAGACGCGGCCGCTGCGGAGCCGCTCGGTTGCAAGCAGACCCCAACGGGCGCGTTCCTGCGTGTCGACGGCAATCCCTCGGGGTCGCTCCCCGACGCCACCGGCGGCAAGGTCGCCGACGGGCACTACGTGCTCAAGCAAGCCATCGTGATGTCGAGTGGTACGCAGCCGAAGCTGGCGGCAGACCTGTGGCTCCAAGGCGGTCGCTACGAGTGGCAGACCAAGAACAGCGACGGCTGGCACTACTCGTACGGTGGCACGGTGAAGTACTCGGGGACGCGCATGGTGATGACCGTCGATTGCGGCGGCCAGCAATCGGCGCCCAACTGGGCCTATTCGGTCTCCGGCAACGAACTCACGGTTCAGTTCACGAACATCAACGGATTCTCTTGGATGTACATCCTGCGCCGCGTGCCCTGACGGTCGTCGGGCTTGGCGCGGACCCAGCTATCGCACCGTGACGGTGCCGAGTTCGACGCGATGTTTCTCGACGACGCCTTTGCCTTCGTCGATGACGTTGACGCGCTTCGTGTCGCCGCGCACGCGCCACACGCCGGTGAAGGCCTTGAACGTCTTGCCCGACGTGTCGTGAGGAATCACCACGGTCACGACGTCGTGCAGAAGGACGCCCTTCGGCGCGCGCTCCGGCTCGATGGCGTCGGAGAGCATGACGTGGTCGGCCCGGATGTCCTCGCCCTCGGAGGCGACGAAGTGCACGAACACGCCGAGGCGACGGTCGACGTTTTCGGCGACGCGCCAGTAGAGATCGAGCGTCAGCGTCTCTTCCGGGAGCACGGTCGTACGGCGTAGGCGCGCCCCCTCGAGGGTCATGCCGTCGGCGAACTTCACGGCGAGCGGTGCGACGCCATCGGGCAGCTTCTCGAGGACGAGCGGCGTGCCTTCCGGCGTCGCCGCCGGAGGCTTCACGAGCGCCGGCTCCCTGACCAAGGCGAAGGCTGCGCCCCCGGCGAGCAGGACCGCCGCGGTCGTCGCTGCGGCCATGCGCCAGGCGAGCTTGCTCCGGGCCGCGCCCGACAGGCGTCGAGCCTTTCGGAGGAAGAGAAGCAAGAGGCCCAACGAAGCGAACGAGATGAGCGCCCCACCCACGGCCGCGCGCGGCAAAAAGCGCAAGACCACGTGATGTTTGCCGGCGGGCAGGTCGACCCCGAGGAGGCCCGTCGAGCTCACGACGTCGCCCACGCTCGCGCGCCAGCCCGGGTGCCAGTTCTGGTTCACGAGGAGGCGAGCACCTCGCGCGAGGTCGACGTCGAGCTCGATCTTGTTGGGGCTCCAATAGGTCCGCGTGACGGTGCCCGCGTCCGGCTCGGCGAGGTACTCCTCGTTCGCGAGGTCTCCGCGCAAGAGCGGCGACTGCGGGACCGGGTAGGCGTCGTAGCAAGAGAGCACGCCGCGCGACATGGGTCCGTAGTACGCGAGCGCCCAGCGGGTGCCGCGCGCCTGGTGGAACTCGCCAACGGCGCGCTCCGGCGGCGTATCCATGGGCCGGCCCTTGAGCGCCGTTTGCATGTTGCTCACGAGGGGACCGAGGTTCGCGAGCAAGAGCGTGACGGCTACCGTTAGCGTCGCGCCTCCAAGAAGGCGTAGCTGGTCGCGCCGCGCGCCCTGACCGCGGGCCCGCGTCATGGCCTGAAGTCGCGTGACGCCCAAGGCCGCGACGGCGCTCGCGGCGAGGGCGAAGAGCACGAGGAACCGCTCGGGGTAGCGCAACGTGGAGTAGACCGGCAGTCCCTTGAGAGCGGCGAAGAGTGAGATCTTGGCGCCGTACCCGGAGGCGAGCCACAGCGAGAGAAACGCGGCCGTCGTGATGGCCATGGTGCGACGACGGAGGAGGCCCACGACAAACGCCAAGCCACCGAACATCCCGACGAGGTAGTTGCCGCTCAAAGGAAAGTCGCCGGCTTCGTCGGGCTTGATGCGCCCCAAGAGGCCCAGGGCGATCTTCTGCGGCG
Coding sequences within it:
- a CDS encoding SurA N-terminal domain-containing protein → MLSRLAARTKAKAAALMTAALCSAIASSAHGTIVERVVAVVGERPVLLTDLRKRARPYVYQIYSSSPNEAQRAAQESEMYRELLNRMIDERLQDQAADKARLAVTAEEVDRGLKNKAASLGLTVKDLLAEAKRQGLVEADYRDEVRRQLLEGKLIQLRVMSRVRVSEDDARNEYARWVGQLTNTLFVEPLMIARPIAGMGDTEVKEELRLAAEAVQKARSGTPYCKVVEQYSKDVQTKNVCGSRGLQPMTALFPELEAAVKTLRPGEVSDPIVIAGQAVLVVSITKAPRIPAFEEVREQMQERAMGQVIDRQRKLWLEELRRGIYIDVRL